One Heptranchias perlo isolate sHepPer1 chromosome 31, sHepPer1.hap1, whole genome shotgun sequence DNA segment encodes these proteins:
- the ier5l gene encoding immediate early response gene 5-like protein, which produces MMDCAVNAQSLITISLRKIHNSRTQRGGIKLHKNLLVSYVLRNARQVYMSEKYAEIYGMHQYEEVHDMLTISGEIQGAHPLEIAEEMVEGSGGQQQQQEEEEEEEESSACSPLVHQPGHMDTQLSKESEPEHPLYRLSYPSTNYDPSGGGGTHCTKTTVLDLDTHTVTTVDNGYLQDCACCCANSSSGGRKRKSDSGSGFYPSEAEDFSPVKRVRFEDYSGSGQTLDCTDPSNISNLISIFGSGFSGLVSRADSEQLLQAEVKQNGQLCGKQALASLGAWTRAIVAF; this is translated from the coding sequence ATGATGGATTGTGCCGTCAATGCACAAAGCTTGATCACCATCTCTCTCCGCAAGATCCACAATTCGAGAACTCAGAGAGGAGGTATCAAGCTCCACAAGAACCTCCTGGTGTCCTACGTGCTCCGAAACGCCAGGCAAGTCTACATGAGCGAGAAATACGCTGAGATCTACGGCATGCACCAGTACGAGGAGGTGCACGACATGCTGACCATCTCGGGGGAGATCCAGGGCGCTCACCCGCTGGAAATAGCggaggagatggtggaggggAGCGgcgggcagcagcagcagcaggaggaggaggaggaggaggaggagagcagcgCCTGCAGCCCGCTCGTCCACCAACCCGGGCACATGGACACTCAGCTGAGCAAGGAAAGCGAGCCCGAGCACCCTCTGTACCGGCTCTCCTACCCCAGCACCAACTATGATCCTTCGGGAGGCGGTGGGACCCACTGTACCAAGACCACGGTGCTGGATCTGGACACTCACACCGTCACCACGGTGGACAACGGCTACCTCCAGGATTGCGCCTGTTGTTGCGCCAACAGCAGCAGCGGCGGAAGGAAGCGAAAGTCGGACTCTGGCAGTGGCTTTTACCCGAGCGAAGCCGAGGACTTTTCGCCGGTTAAGAGGGTCCGGTTCGAAGACTACTCGGGCTCCGGCCAAACCTTGGACTGCACGGACCCTTCCAACATCTCCAACCTCATCTCCATCTTCGGCTCAGGCTTCTCGGGCTTGGTGAGCCGGGCGGACTCTGAGCAATTGCTCCAGGCAGAAGTCAAACAGAACGGGCAACTGTGTGGCAAACAAGCGCTCGCCAGTTTAGGGGCATGGACCAGGGCGATCGTGGCTTTTTGA